A DNA window from Drosophila virilis strain 15010-1051.87 chromosome 4, Dvir_AGI_RSII-ME, whole genome shotgun sequence contains the following coding sequences:
- the AP-2alpha gene encoding AP-2 complex subunit alpha has translation MAPVRGDGMRGLAVFISDIRNCKSKEAEVKRINKELANIRSKFKGDKTLDGYQKKKYVCKLLFIFLLGHDIDFGHMEAVNLLSSNKYSEKQIGYLFISVLVNTNSDLIRLIIQSIKNDLQSRNPVHVNLALQCIANIGSRDMAESFSNEIPKLLVSGDTMDVVKQSAALCLLRLFRSSPDIIPGGEWTSRIIHLLNDQHMGVVTAATSLIDALVKRNPDEYKGCVNLAVSRLSRIVTASYTDLQDYTYYFVPAPWLSVKLLRLLQNYNPVTEEAGVRARLNETLETILNKAQEPPKSKKVQHSNAKNAVLFEAINLIIHSDSEPNLLVRACNQLGQFLSNRETNLRYLALESMCHLATSEFSHEEVKKHQEVVILSMKMEKDVSVRQMAVDLLYAMCDRGNAEEIVQEMLNYLETADYSIREEMVLKVAILAEKYATDYTWYVDVILNLIRIAGDYVSEEVWYRVIQIVINREEVQGYAAKTVFEALQAPACHENMVKVGGYILGEFGNLIAGDSRSAPLVQFKLLHSKYHLCSPMTRALLLSTYIKFINLFPEIRTNIQEVFRQHSNLRSADAELQQRASEYLQLSIVASTDVLATVLEEMPSFPERESSILAVLKKKKPGRVPENEIRESKSPAPTSITQNNAHVNHNNKLNSNANANADLLGLSTPPANNINNMNNSNNSTLLDVLGDIYGNNNAAVYNTKKFLFKNNGVLFENEMLQIGVKSEFRQNLGRLGLFYGNKTQVPLTNFNPVLQWSAEDTLKLNVQMKAVEPTLEAGAQIQQLLTAECIEDYADAPTIEISFRYNGTQQKFSIKLPLTVNKFFEPTEMNAESFFARWKNLSGEQQRSQKVFKAAQPLDLPGARNKLMGFGMQLLDQVDPNPDNMVCAGIIHTQSQQVGCLLRLEPNKQAQMFRLTIRASKETVTREICDLLSDQF, from the exons ATGGCGCCGGTGAGGGGGGATGGCATGAGAGGCCTGGCCGTGTTTATATCGGATATAAGAAATT GTAAAAGCAAAGAAGCGGAAGTGAAACGCATAAACAAAGAGTTGGCCAACATACGTAGCAAATTTAAAGGCGATAAAACGCTCGATGGCTATCAGAAGAAGAAATATGTGTGCAAGCTGCTGTTCATATTCCTGCTGGGCCATGACATTGACTTTGGCCACATGGAGGCGGTCAATCTGCTGTCCTCCAACAAATACTCAGAGAAGCAGATC GGCTATCTGTTCATTTCGGTGCTGGTGAATACGAACAGCGATCTGATCCGATTGATCATTCAGTCGATTAAGAATGATTTGCAATCACGGAATCCGGTGCACGTGAATCTGGCGCTGCAGTGCATTGCTAACATTGGCAGCCGTGACATGGCCGAGTCCTTCTCGAATGAGATACCCAAGCTGCTCGTCTCGGGCGATACTATGGATGTGGTCAAGCAGTCGGCGGCCTTGTGTTTGCTGCGTCTGTTTCGCTCCTCGCCGGATATTATACCCGGCGGTGAGTGGACCTCACGCATTATACACTTGCTCAACGATCAGCATATGGGCGTGGTAACGGCAGCTACATCGCTAATCGATGCCCTGGTCAAACGCAATCCGGACGAGTATAAGGGCTGCGTTAATCTGGCCGTGTCGCGTCTGTCGCGCATTGTGACCGCCAGCTATACCGATCTGCAGGACTACACGTATTACTTCGTGCCGGCACCGTGGCTATCGGTGAaattgttgcggctgctgcagaatTATAATCCGGTTACCGAGGAGGCCGGCGTGCGGGCACGCCTCAACGAGACGCTGGAGACCATACTGAATAAGGCGCAGGAGCCGCCCAAGAGCAAGAAGGTTCAGCATTCGAATGCCAAAAATGCTGTCCTCTTCGAGGCCATCAATCTGATTATACATAGCGACAGTGAGCCCAATCTGCTCGTGCGCGCTTGCAATCAGCTGGGCCAGTTCCTTAGCAATCGGGAGACCAATTTGCGTTATCTGGCGCTTGAGTCCATGTGCCATCTGGCGACGTCGGAGTTCTCGCACGAGGAGGTCAAGAAGCATCAGGAGGTGGTTATACTATCTATGAAAATGGAGAAGGATGTTTCGGTGCGCCAAATGGCTGTCGATTTGCTTTATGCCATGTGCGATCGCGGCAACGCCGAGGAGATTGTCCAAGAGATGCTCAACTATCTGGAGACGGCCGACTATTCCATACGTGAGGAGATGGTACTCAAGGTGGCCATTCTGGCTGAGAAATATGCCACGGACTACACCTG GTATGTGGATGTCATTCTCAATCTAATACGCATCGCCGGCGATTATGTGTCGGAGGAGGTCTGGTATCGTGTCATACAGATTGTCATCAATCGCGAGGAGGTGCAGGGCTATGCCGCCAAGACCGTGTTCGAGGCACTGCAGGCGCCCGCCTGTCACGAGAACATGGTCAAGGTGGGCGGCTATATATTGGGCGAGTTTGGCAATCTAATTGCGGGCGATTCTCGGTCGGCGCCGCTGGTGCAGTTCAAGCTGCTGCATTCCAAGTATCATTTGTGCTCGCCCATGACGCGCGCCTTGTTGCTCTCCACCTATATTAAGTTCATCAATCTGTTTCCCGAGATACGCACCAACATCCAGGAGGTGTTCAGGCAGCACAGCAATTTGCGTTCCGCCGACgcggagctgcagcagcgcgcCAGCGAATATCTGCAACTGAGCATTGTGGCGTCAACCGATGTCCTGGCCACTGTGCTGGAGGAGATGCCCTCATTCCCGGAGCGCGAGAGCTCCATACTGGCGGTgctcaagaagaagaagcctgGCCGTGTGCCCGAGAATGAAATACGCGAATCGAAGAGCCCAGCGCCCACATCCATTACGCAGAACAATGCGCACGTCAATCATAACAACAAACTGAATagcaatgccaatgccaatgccgaCTTGCTGGGCCTCAGCACGCCGCCCGctaacaacatcaacaacatgaacaacagcaacaactcgaCGCTGCTTGATGTGCTGGGCGACATCTATGGAAACAACAATGCCGCCGTCTACAACACCAAGAAGTTTCTGTTCAAAAATAACGGCGTGCTCTTCGAGAACGAGATGCTCCAGATTGGCGTCAAGTCCGAGTTCAGACAGAATCTCGGTCGTTTGGGCTTGTTCTATGGCAACAAGACGCAAGTGCCGCTGACG AACTTTAATCCTGTGCTGCAATGGTCTGCCGAGGACACGCTCAAGTTGAATGTGCAAATGAAGGCCGTGGAGCCAACGCTTGAGGCTGGCGCACAAATCCAGCAGCTGCTGACCGCTGAATGCATCGAGGATTATGCCGACGCACCCACCATTGAGATCAGTTTCCGTTACAATGGCACACAGCAAAAGTTTAGCATCAAATTGCCGCTCACCGTGAATAAGTTCTTCGAGCCAACCGAAATGAATGCCGAGTCATTTTTTGCACGATGGAAGAATCTCAGCGG CGAACAGCAGCGGTCGCAGAAGGTGTTCAAGGCCGCGCAGCCGCTGGATTTGCCTGGTGCACGCAATAAGCTAATGGGCTTTGGCATGCAGCTGCTCGATCAGGTTGATCCCAATCCAGACAATATGGTATGTGCGGGCATCATACATACGCAATCACAGCAAGTGGGCTGTCTGCTGCGACTGGAGCCCAATAAGCAGGCACAG ATGTTCCGGTTAACCATACGTGCCAGCAAGGAGACAGTGACACGAGAGATATGCGATCTGTTGTCGGATCAGTTTTAA